A single region of the Amphiura filiformis chromosome 7, Afil_fr2py, whole genome shotgun sequence genome encodes:
- the LOC140157901 gene encoding mitogen-activated protein kinase kinase kinase 9-like, translating to MERKVDFSNLQFHESLGEGGFGSVNRVTFKTPYNGYTEAAAKSVVDFRKEEVEILAKLSHPHVIRLIGFYQNGPVKIILLEYATRGSLHGYLSDESRPLPDDLKRKWIREAALGKQYLHANKCLHRDIKANNCLLFEDNILKLCDFGLARETDHSVTMSSQKGTYQYMAPELINTSDSNLAFYSRYADIYAYGMLVLEICTRKRPFHGMEYAYVVFQVGEGKLQPTIPQDCPTDLAVLMRQCWHHHPRQRPTIDRVLEVMEYMPVSDETSSHQSPSNRSKDFHRDEAMITTQPLQDPMKAKRIACCPNGDIVIGAESEVYILGGSGNRETRVTASVTPRIWSIAVSPQGHILTVDGTRKAKVFDERWTFSHDISTLMGDEDPRSQVEPTCMTVDKEGRILVGDFWKDILTVHSFPDGEVMIKIKCRIHSIHSTIAVNSRSQILQHFRSHGSVYSQVAAIDYLGHEVFSFTPKIDEDLSIGNNVRPRGIVCDEYDNIYTIMKASKGFKSFENTGHLHKYSPTGGFLGCLAKGLYKPSGLAITTDGSALKIADHNSILTYSL from the exons ATGGAACGCAAAGTAGACTTCTCCAACCTTCAGTTTCACGAGTCTCTGGGTGAAGGCGGCTTCGGATCGGTTAATCGTGTAACCTTCAAAACACCCTATAACGGATATACGGAGGCGGCAGCAAAGAGCGTTGTTGATTTTAGGAAAGAAGAAGTTGAAATACTTGCCAAACTTTCTCATCCTCACGTGATTCGCTTGATAGGATTTTATCAGAATGGTCCGGTCAAGATCATCCTTCTTGAGTACGCGACTCGTGGATCCCTTCATGGCTATCTATCAGATGAATCAAGACCCTTACCAGATGACCTGAAGCGAAAATGGATACGGGAAGCAGCACTCGGGAAGCAGTACCTTCATGCAAATAAGTGTTTACACAGAGACATTAAAGCAAATAATTGTTTGCTATTTGAAGATAACATCTTGAAACTGTGTGATTTTGGACTTGCCAGAGAGACCGATCATTCAGTAACTATGTCCAGCCAGAAAGGGACATATCAATACATGGCTCCAGAGCTGATAAATACATCCGACAGCAATCTAGCATTTTACTCCAGATATGCAGATATTTATGCGTATGGGATGTTGGTACTTGAAATATGTACGCGTAAACGACCCTTCCATGGAATGGAGTATGCGTATGTTGTCTTTCAAGTAGGCGAGGGCAAGTTACAACCTACTATTCCGCAGGATTGCCCCACTGATCTTGCTGTCTTGATGAGACAATGTTGGCATCATCATCCAAGACAACGCCCGACCATCGACCGAGTATTGGAGGTTATGGAATATATGCCAG TATCGGACGAAACTTCATCTCATCAATCGCCATCGAACAGATCAAAAGATTTCCATAGAGATGAAGCCATGATAACAACTCAGCCTCTGCAAGACCCCATGAAAGCTAAGAGAATAGCATGCTGTCCGAATGGCGACATAGTGATCGGTGCTGAGAGTGAGGTCTACATACTAGGCGGATCGGGCAATCGAGAAACACGGGTTACAGCATCAGTAACGCCGCGTATTTGGAGCATAGCTGTCTctccacaaggtcatatcttaactGTCGACGGAACCAGGAAGGCGAAGGTATTCGACGAGAGATGGACATTCTCCCACGATATCTCTACTTTGATGGGCGACGAGGATCCTAGATCGCAAGTTGAACCGACTTGCATGACCGTAGATAAGGAAGGCCGTATATTAGTGGGGGATTTCTGGAAGGACATTCTAACTGTGCATTCATTTCCTGATGGTGAGGTTATGATTAAGATCAAGTGTCGTATACATTCAATTCATAGCACTATAGCGGTGAACAGCAGAAGTCAAATCCTGCAGCACTTTCGCTCACACGGTTCTGTATACAGTCAAGTCGCTGCAATAGATTACCTAGGTCATGAGGTGTTCAGCTTCACACCCAAAATAGATGAGGATCTTAGCATAGGTAATAACGTCAGACCACGGGGAATAGTTTGTGACGAATATGACAATATATACACCATCATGAAAGCGTCGAAgggattcaaaagttttgagAATACAGGCCACTTGCACAAGTACAGCCCTACGGGAGGGTTTCTGGGATGTTTAGCCAAAGGTTTATATAAACCGAGTGGTTTGGCAATAACCACGGATGGTTCAGCTTTAAAAATTGCTGACCATAACTCAATACTCACTTACAGTTTGTGA